The Streptomyces armeniacus genomic interval CCGTCCCCGTCCTCCGCGGATCCGGCTCCCTCCAGGCGCAGTTCGGCGGGCAGCGCGGCGCGCGCGACGGCCTCCTCCACCAGGGGTCCGACCGCGCACGCCGTCAGATCCGCCTCCTCGGCGCCCGCGTCCAGCCGGGAGATCTCCAGCAGGTCCTCCACGAGGGTGCTGAGGACCCGCGCCCGGTCCCGTACGTATCCGGCGGCCTCGCCGCCGGGGAGCAGTTCCGCCGCGGTGACCAGGCCCATGAGCGGCGTGCGCAGTTCGTGCGCGACGTCGGCCGTGAACCGCTGCTCACTGCGCAGCCGTTCCTGGAGCGCCGCGGCCATCGAGTCGACCGCACGGGAGATCTCGGCGATCTCGTCGTCCGGGCGGGGCTTCGCGCCGATCCTGGCGTTCAGGTCGCCGGCCGCGATGCGCCGCGCGGTGCCCGCGGCGGTGCGCAGCCGGCGGCTCATGCGCGCGGCCGTCAGGGCGCCGATCGGGAGGACGACGGCGGTGGTGACCAGCCCCGCGACGACGATGTTGGTGTCGAGCGCGCCGATGTCCCGCATGGTGGTGCGCATGTCGACGCGTACGGACAGCACCCGGTCCCCTGCGGGGCGCGCGGCCCACATCGAGGGCCCGCCGGGCCCGCCCGTGTACTCGGTGCCCTGCCGGCCGTCCCGTACGAGCTCCCGCAACTCGTCCGGCACGTTCCGGGCGTCGAGTTCGGCACCGGAGCCCGCCACGTCCCCGGTGCGGGCGTAGGCGGCCGCGGCGCGGTCGAGTGTCGTACGGGCGGTCTGCCGCGCCTGGGACAGCTCGTGGTCGCGGGAGGCGTTGTGTACGAGTACGCCGACCGCCGCCGCCACGGCACACGTCGCCGCCGCCACCAGGAGGACGATCCGCCATCGAAGTGCCATCGTCAGCGCCGCAGCTTGTAGCCGAACCCGCGGACGGTCTCGATCCGTCCGGCGCCGATCTTCGCCCGCAGCCGCTGCACATGGAGGTCGACCACGCGGGTGTCGCCGTGCCAGGCGTGGTCCCACACTCGGTTGAGCAGCGTACGGCGCTCCAGCACCACGCCCGGCGAGCGCGTGAACTCCAGCAGCAAACGCAGCTCCGTCGGGGTCAGCGCCACCACCTCGCCGCCCCGGCGCACCTCCATCCCCTTGCTGTCGACGGCCAGATCGCCGAACACCACCGTGGACCCGCCCCCTTCGCCGCCGCAGCCCGTGCCGTCGCCCGTACGGTGCGTGCCCCCGGCACCGTACGGTGCGCACGCGAAGGCCGAACGGCGCAGCAGCGAGCGGATACGGGCCACGAGGACGGCGCTCTCCACCGGCTTGACGACGTAGTCGTCGGCGCCCGCCTCCAGCCCGGACACGATGTCGAGGGAGTCGCCGCGCGCGGACATCATCAGGATCGGCGCCAGGCTCAGTTCGCGGATACGGCGGCACAGCCCGATGCCGTCGAGCTCGGGCAGCATGATGTCCAGGAGCAGCAGGTCGGGCCGCTCGTCGCGGAAGATCTCCAGCCCGGTGAGGCCGTCGCCCGCGGTGGACACGGTGAAGCCGTAGCGCTCCAGGAGCATGCGGACGGTGTTCCGGATGACCTCGTCGTCCTCGACGATCAGCAGGTGCGCCTCGGCGGCGTCGCCGCGGCGGTGCTCGGGGTGTGCGGACGTCATGGTGCCGGGCTCGCCCCCCGAGGTGCCGGGCTCGTCTCCGGGGGTGCCGGGCTCGCCTCCGGTACGGGGACGACGCTGTCGATGTCCCCGTCGGGCGCGCCGCGCTGACCGGTTTCCGGCGGGACGGGCCTCATCTGCGTGCCGTTCCACCGGTACCGGGTCGTCACCCGGCCCTCCGTGCCCGGCCCGGCACCCACGCTCAGACCGGTGATGACCAGGTCCCGGCCGATGACGGCGGACGTCATTCCCGACACCCCCCAGGAGACCAGCACCGGCTGCACGGTGCGCCCGTCGGCCCGGTACACCTCGATCAGGGTGAGCCCCGAGTCCGGCTCGTCCAGCGCCACCAGCAGCTCGTCCTCGCCGTCACCCGTCAGGTCCCGGTGCACGGGCTCGCGCAGCCCGCAGGGCTGCCCCGGGCAGCGCTTGAGGCCCGCGGCGAACCGGCCGGGCACGTTCGGGTCCCTCAGGATCAGGTCCCTGACCTCCATTTCGCGCAGCCCGCCCGCCGGCACGGTGGCCTTGACCGGCGCGTACGGCTCGGTGACCCGCTCTCTCTCGTCCTCCGTCGGCGGCGTGTGCTCCGGCCACAGCGGCGATGCGCTCGGCGGCGCCGACAGGCTGGGCGCGGGACCGCCGTCCCGCGCGCCCCCCTCCGCCGCGCAGCCCGCCGCGGCGGCGGCCCCGGCCAGCAGCAGGGCGGCGACCGCGGGCACCCGTACGCGCCCGCGCGGAGTGCGCGGGGCGGGGCCGGTGGTGCGTACGGGGACGGTGTGCATCGCCGCCAGCGTACTGGCGTACGGCGCGGGCCCGGCGGGCTCCGTACGCGCACGGGCCCCGTACGGTGCTGCCTCCGCGGTCCTCCAGTGGAGCCGTACGCCGCCCGTACGCCGGCCCGCGCCGTAAGAATCCGGCCAAACGCGTAAACCTCTGCCCGCCCTTCCGCAACCAACCAGCACGCAGCGCCCCGAACGGGGCGTGTCCACGTGCTGTTGTGTGCGGGAGGACAGTGAATGCCGAACTTGAGAGAACGACTGTGGCCGGGCCGTCGGCGCCGGCGCGTACTGGGAGTCGTCGCCGCGGCCGCGCTGCTGGCCGCAGGCGCCGGCGGGGCGACGGCCGTCGCCCACCAGGGAGACGGGCAGGGAGACGGGCACCGGGGAGGCGGCGGGCACCGCGTCATCTCGACGCCGGACGCGCCGGAGGCCATCGGCCCCTACTCGCAGGGGATCTCCGCGAAGAACCTCACGTTCGTCTCCGGTCAGCTGCCCATCGACCCGAAGACCGGGTCGATTCCGGCCGGTTCGTCGATCGAGGAGCAGACGCGGCTGGTGCTGCGCAACGTCGAGGCCATCCTCAGGGCCGACCGGATGTCCCTGAAGCAGGTCGTGTCCACCACCGTCTACGTCGCCGACCTGGACGACTTCGAGCGGTTCAACGCCGCCTACGCCGAGTTCTTCGGCACCTCCGCGCCGCCCGCGCGGGCCACCGTCGAGGTCGCGCGCGTGCCGCGTGACGCGAAGGTCGAGATCTCCGCCATGGCCGTGCGCTGAGCCCGGCTCGGCGGCCCCGGCCTCCGTTTCCGCCGGCTGCCCGCCGGCGTACCTCTGACCCGATCAACCGCCGTCCGGCCGGCGCGGTTCCACGCCGCGCCCAGCCGCTTCGATTTGCCCTGACTCATCCCTGTTTCGCGCCCTCAGTGACTCTCGAAGGAGTACACGACATGGCACCACAGAGACTGACCACCCGTACCCCCGCCGCCCGCTCCGGCTTCTCCCGCCGGGGCTTCGTCGGGCTGCTCGGCGCCGGAGCCGCCACGGCCGGGGTCGGGACCGTCGCCGGAGCGCCCTTCGCGCATGCGGCCGCGCCGGAGGGACTCACCGCCGCGCGGCTGCCCTCGCCCTCGTCGCCGGGCTACTGGGACGCGGTGGAGCGCCTGTTCATGCTCGACAAGGACGTCCTGTTCATGAACGTCGGCACCGTCGGCTCGCCGCCCCGCGAGGTCGTCGAGATCGTCGACCGTACGCACCGCGAGGTGGCCGCCGGTGCCATCGCCGCGTACAGCGACTTCGCCGACGTACGGGCTGTCGCCGCCCGGGGCCACGGCTGCGACCCCGACGAACTCGCCGTCTCCCACAACACCAGCGACGGCATGTCGAAGATCCTCGCCGGGCTCGCCCTCAAGGAGGGCGACGAGATCCTCACCACCAACCACGAGCACTCCGGCGGCAACGTGCCGATGGCGCTCCTGCGCGACCGGTACGGCGTACGGATCAAGCGCGTCGCGCTGCCCGTCGGCAACGACCAGCGGGCCGAGGACTACGTGGAACTCTTCCGCGGCGCCATCACCTCACGCACCAAGGTGCTGCTGTTCTCCGCCCCCACCTACAAGACCGGCACCATGCTGCCGATCCGGATGCTCGCCGAACTCGCCCAGGAGCACGGCCTGATCAGCGTCGTGGACGGCGCGCACATCCCCGGCATGATGGCGTACGACTTCCACCAGCTCGGGGTGGACTTCCTCGCCGGAGCGGGCGCCAAGTGGCAGTGCGCACCCGGCGGCACGGGCCTGCTCTACCTCCGCAACAAGGTCCTGGACCGCTACAACCCCAACCCGCTGCCCGAGTTCTGGCCGGTGGTCTCCAGCGGCTACCCGTCCGAGGGCGGCGTGCCGCCCCGCACCG includes:
- a CDS encoding aminotransferase class V-fold PLP-dependent enzyme — its product is MAPQRLTTRTPAARSGFSRRGFVGLLGAGAATAGVGTVAGAPFAHAAAPEGLTAARLPSPSSPGYWDAVERLFMLDKDVLFMNVGTVGSPPREVVEIVDRTHREVAAGAIAAYSDFADVRAVAARGHGCDPDELAVSHNTSDGMSKILAGLALKEGDEILTTNHEHSGGNVPMALLRDRYGVRIKRVALPVGNDQRAEDYVELFRGAITSRTKVLLFSAPTYKTGTMLPIRMLAELAQEHGLISVVDGAHIPGMMAYDFHQLGVDFLAGAGAKWQCAPGGTGLLYLRNKVLDRYNPNPLPEFWPVVSSGYPSEGGVPPRTDGPKESYDIAAQLQQVGNGSMAIMAGVRRACEVWDRIGRERIEKRVVGLSDHLKELVAERWGVKALYSPKDDPRLTCALTSFAPFRDAGDVYDGEKTTALVERLKDEHGITIRTSDFPVAGSDRPHHVVRVSTHLFHQKKDVERVVDALWKLSGTMR
- a CDS encoding Rid family detoxifying hydrolase, with amino-acid sequence MPNLRERLWPGRRRRRVLGVVAAAALLAAGAGGATAVAHQGDGQGDGHRGGGGHRVISTPDAPEAIGPYSQGISAKNLTFVSGQLPIDPKTGSIPAGSSIEEQTRLVLRNVEAILRADRMSLKQVVSTTVYVADLDDFERFNAAYAEFFGTSAPPARATVEVARVPRDAKVEISAMAVR
- the cseB gene encoding two-component system response regulator CseB, which gives rise to MTSAHPEHRRGDAAEAHLLIVEDDEVIRNTVRMLLERYGFTVSTAGDGLTGLEIFRDERPDLLLLDIMLPELDGIGLCRRIRELSLAPILMMSARGDSLDIVSGLEAGADDYVVKPVESAVLVARIRSLLRRSAFACAPYGAGGTHRTGDGTGCGGEGGGSTVVFGDLAVDSKGMEVRRGGEVVALTPTELRLLLEFTRSPGVVLERRTLLNRVWDHAWHGDTRVVDLHVQRLRAKIGAGRIETVRGFGYKLRR
- a CDS encoding HAMP domain-containing sensor histidine kinase; translation: MALRWRIVLLVAAATCAVAAAVGVLVHNASRDHELSQARQTARTTLDRAAAAYARTGDVAGSGAELDARNVPDELRELVRDGRQGTEYTGGPGGPSMWAARPAGDRVLSVRVDMRTTMRDIGALDTNIVVAGLVTTAVVLPIGALTAARMSRRLRTAAGTARRIAAGDLNARIGAKPRPDDEIAEISRAVDSMAAALQERLRSEQRFTADVAHELRTPLMGLVTAAELLPGGEAAGYVRDRARVLSTLVEDLLEISRLDAGAEEADLTACAVGPLVEEAVARAALPAELRLEGAGSAEDGDGRDGGISGDGGKVWTDPRRLERIVANLLVNAHRHGRPPVEVTVEVSADGGTVTVRDHGPGYPEDLLRDGPKRFRTGAKERGRGQGLGLTIARGQAEVLGAALEFGNADDGGAIATVRLPIADPAPVRD